The Clostridiales bacterium FE2011 sequence CCGCGGATCACTGTTGACTTCCTTAATAAAGTCGTTCCAGGATTCCAGGTTTTTGATTGTTTCTGTCTGCATCATAATTCTCTTCTTCTCTGATTATTTCTTAGCCGGCAGGATCCATGTCACCGTAGCATAACGCTGCTCCGGTACTTTTTCAAAACCAACGGATTCGAACAGGTTCACCTCCGCGGTATCTTCGTTCGCCAGCACTATCATTCCATTGGGCCGGTTCATCTCCAGTGCCTTCGCAAGGAGTTTCCGGCTCCATTCCGTTTCCCGGGCAGGATCCTTCACCTGCAGGTTATAAACCTCATTTTCACCCATCTTGCAGGTCACGTCCAGATAGCCTGCCACGGATCCGTTTTCAACGCCAATGAACACGCGGAACTTGTCCGCTTCGATTACTTTGTCCCCGGTCCAGAACACGTCCCGGGTATGCATAGTAAGGTACTGTTCATGATAGCGTTCGGAAAGCACTTCCACACCCTCGGTATCGATGGCGGGGCAGTTGCCGGAAAACACCATCCTGACCTGTACAGGATCAAACGCTGCGCCCTTCCGGATCAGCAAGTCCGTCAGCAGGCGGTTATCCGGGTTGAATACGAAATCTGCCTGATAACCGGCGTACTCCTCCTGCATATATTCAATCACTGCTTCATAAGCTTCCGCACTGCGGCAGACGTTCACCTTCATCTCAACATTCTGGTCATCCGGACTGACAATGAATACGAACAGTCCTGCCGGCTCGTCATCCTGAAACACTCCAATCACGGTCTGTCCCGGGCGGTTCACTGCCATCAGCAGGTTGCGTTCAAAGTAATAAGGTGTGCAGATACACGGGCTGGCCAACTCCGGATCGCTGTTTACTTCCCGGATAAAATCCATCCAGGGCTCCAGGTCTTTTATTATCTCTACACGCATGGAGATAACTCCGTTTCATCAGATTGTCAGAGCTGATTCTAACATATACCTTCTGCCTTGTCATGCAAAATCCACGTTACCTCTTGTCCTTTGGGGCACGGTATAGTAAACTGACGCGAACCCTTTTTTGAATGAATATCAAGGACGGAAAAGAGCGTAAGAACCGATGTGTAAACCGGATGAAGCCGGAAAGAACCGGCGGGCTGTACTGTTTGTCTTCCTGGCCTCCGTGTGCTTCAGCACAGGCGGCCTGTTCATCAAGCTTGTTCCCTGGTCCGCACTGGCCATCAACGGTGCCCGGAACCTGATCGGCGCCGCCGTCATCGGCCTTTACCTGCTGGTCACCCACCGCCGGATTGTCTTCAACCGCCGGGTGCTGATCGGCGCCCTTTCCATGATCGGCGTAACCACGCTTTTCGCCATTGCCAATAAACTGACCACAGCCGCCAACACCATTGTCCTGCAGTTCACCGCACCGGTATTCGTCATCCTGTTTATGGCCCTGCTCTACCGGCAGAAGCCCGGTCGGGTGGATCTCATCACCTGCTTCCTGGTCCTGCTTGGCGTGGTGCTGTTCTTTGTGGACGGCATCCAGGCCGGCAACCTGACCGGCAACATCGTCGCAATCCTGTCCGGCGTCTGCTATGCCGGTGTGTTCATGATGAATACCGGCAAGGACGCGGATGCCATCTCCTCCTGCTTCCTTGGCCAGCTGACCGCCGGCCTTGTGATGACACCCTTGTGCTTTGGAGAAACAGACTTCTCCCTGCCGACCCTGGCAGCCATCGTAGCCCTGGGTGTTGTACAGGTGGGAGGCGC is a genomic window containing:
- a CDS encoding EamA family transporter, coding for MCKPDEAGKNRRAVLFVFLASVCFSTGGLFIKLVPWSALAINGARNLIGAAVIGLYLLVTHRRIVFNRRVLIGALSMIGVTTLFAIANKLTTAANTIVLQFTAPVFVILFMALLYRQKPGRVDLITCFLVLLGVVLFFVDGIQAGNLTGNIVAILSGVCYAGVFMMNTGKDADAISSCFLGQLTAGLVMTPLCFGETDFSLPTLAAIVALGVVQVGGAYILFSIGIQRTPAVTASLITGMEPIMNPLLVAAFYGEKVSALAITGAIIVVCSILAYNVWLARQKSPAPNVQEACE